A genomic window from Megalobrama amblycephala isolate DHTTF-2021 linkage group LG2, ASM1881202v1, whole genome shotgun sequence includes:
- the LOC125258634 gene encoding nectin-2-like, with protein MEFLMTEATYKLLIVLCMIRGTYGVLIHHNVSVTAVEGQNISLPCYVGEEHEITVIQLEWFKQPKGNEKIDQKIVVFHPLLPEHYFQSGPLLKKMTSSKTGKLQGSILTLYEVNMKDSGNYICEITSYPNGSIKRTTKLQVTEAPASVKMSHPYRFIKEGDEVKITCSATPPPLRYKLRRSKDKLLSTESLNGEFILPNVTRDNSDLYICLPEWESVVQNQQGLNTTMELTVNFLDDIECNTSSPLNIISGEDVAISCIAKASQHLQYKWMRGDTTLSLSDTLSLTSMTSNLSGTYKLTAVFQNNQLQRDREFSIHVLSKQSEGSVSSFHTVFCMKVL; from the exons ATGGAGTTTTTGATGACAGAGGCAACTTACAAACTTCTTATAGTTTTATGCATGATACGAG GAACGTATGGAGTGCTTATACATCATAACGTGTCCGTAACTGCTGTGGAGGGACAGAACATCAGCCTGCCATGCTATGTGGGCGAGGAGCATGAAATCACAGTTATCCAGCTGGAATGGTTTAAACAGCCAAAAGGAAATGAGAAGATCGATCAGAAGATTGTGGTGTTCCATCCTTTATTGCCAGAACATTACTTTCAATCTGGTCCTCTTCTGAAGAAGATGACCAGTTCAAAAACTGGAAAGCTACAGGGCTCTATCCTGACCCTCTATGAAGTTAACATGAAAGACAGTGGAAACTATATTTGTGAAATTACTTCTTATCCTAATGGCTCGATTAAAAGAACTACAAAGCTACAGGTCACAG AGGCTCCAGCATCAGTGAAGATGTCACATCCATACAGATTCATAAAAGAGGGAGATGAAGTGAAAATAACTTGTTCAGCAACTCCTCCACCACTCCGTTATAAACTTAGACGGTCAAAG GACAAGCTATTATCGACGGAAAGCTTGAATGGAGAATTCATTTTACCAAACGTCACCAGAGACAACAGCGATCTGTACATCTGTTTACCTGAATGGGAATCAGTTGTCCAAAATCAGCAAGGTCTCAATACCACAATGGAACTGACTGTGAATT TTCTTGATGACATTGAGTGTAACACAAGCAGCCCTTTAAACATAATTTCTGGTGAGGATGTGGCGATTTCTTGTATTGCAAAAGCATCTCAGCACTTGCAATATAAGTGGATGAGG GGTGACACAACACTGTCTCTCTCAGACACTTTGTCTCTGACTTCCATGACATCTAACCTGTCAGGAACATACAAATTGACAGCTGTCTTTCAGAACAACCAGCTCCAGAGAGACAGAGAGTTTTCTATCCATGTTCTCTCAAAGCAAAGCGAAG